Proteins from one Halopseudomonas pelagia genomic window:
- a CDS encoding anhydro-N-acetylmuramic acid kinase: MSHLHVGIMSGTSLDGIDIAITEITPPQQVRLMAACCVPFPDSLRNDLLALCSPDTNEIYRAGIAGQAWARLAAGGVTSLLEQLQLSPNQIATIGSHGQTIRHHPDLGFSLQIGAPALLAELTKICVISDFRSRDIAAGGEGAPLVPAFHDWLLRDSATTRTLVNVGGFANLTIMRPGQPATGFDSGPGNVLLDYWINQHLGQAYDHAGDWARSGKVLPELLNSMLNDGYFQRTGPKSTGREYFNPYWLHQQLGNFPPAAPENVQATLVELSARSIGQAASQYASDSQALYLCGGGARNILLIERLAHHLPSMQVLTTAELGVDPDWMEAMAFAWLAWRCTERLAGNLPAVTGAIGERILGAIYPA, from the coding sequence GTGTCCCACCTGCATGTCGGTATCATGTCGGGCACTAGTCTGGATGGTATCGACATCGCTATTACCGAGATCACCCCTCCTCAACAGGTGCGCTTAATGGCCGCCTGTTGCGTACCCTTCCCCGATTCATTGCGCAACGACCTCCTGGCCCTGTGCAGCCCTGACACCAATGAAATTTATCGCGCCGGTATCGCTGGTCAGGCCTGGGCTCGTCTGGCTGCCGGCGGGGTAACATCACTGCTGGAACAGCTGCAGCTAAGCCCCAATCAAATTGCGACTATCGGCAGTCATGGCCAGACCATCCGTCACCACCCGGACCTGGGCTTCAGCCTGCAGATCGGCGCGCCCGCCCTGCTCGCCGAACTGACAAAGATCTGCGTAATAAGCGATTTCCGCAGTCGCGACATTGCCGCAGGTGGTGAGGGCGCGCCGCTGGTACCGGCTTTTCACGATTGGCTATTACGTGATTCGGCAACTACCCGAACGCTGGTCAACGTGGGCGGCTTTGCCAACCTGACCATCATGCGACCCGGCCAGCCTGCGACAGGCTTCGATAGTGGCCCTGGCAATGTGCTGCTGGATTACTGGATCAACCAGCATCTGGGCCAAGCTTACGATCACGCAGGGGACTGGGCACGCAGCGGAAAAGTGCTGCCAGAACTGCTGAACTCAATGCTGAATGACGGATACTTTCAACGCACGGGACCCAAAAGCACTGGACGTGAATATTTTAATCCGTACTGGCTACACCAGCAGCTTGGAAACTTCCCGCCCGCCGCACCAGAAAATGTGCAAGCGACTCTGGTAGAGCTGAGCGCGCGCTCCATAGGCCAGGCCGCGAGTCAATACGCCAGCGACAGCCAGGCGCTATACCTGTGTGGCGGCGGCGCGCGGAACATCCTGTTGATCGAGCGGCTCGCGCACCACTTGCCGAGCATGCAGGTGCTGACTACCGCAGAACTTGGCGTAGATCCGGACTGGATGGAAGCAATGGCTTTCGCCTGGCTGGCCTGGCGCTGTACCGAGCGCCTAGCAGGCAATCTGCCGGCAGTGACCGGCGCCATAGGCGAGCGTATTCTCGGAGCGATTTATCCGGCCTGA
- the erpA gene encoding iron-sulfur cluster insertion protein ErpA — MSTAEMFTPTPLLFTDNAVSKVRALIDEEGNERLSLRVFVTGGGCSGFQYGFTFDDELAEDDTVVEREGVKLVVDPMSFQYLAGSEVDYLEGLEGSRFVINNPNAATTCGCGSSFSV, encoded by the coding sequence ATGTCTACTGCTGAAATGTTTACCCCCACTCCCTTGCTGTTTACCGACAACGCCGTATCCAAGGTCCGCGCGCTGATCGATGAAGAGGGTAATGAGCGCCTGAGCCTGCGGGTGTTCGTAACCGGGGGTGGCTGTTCGGGGTTCCAGTATGGTTTTACTTTCGATGACGAGCTGGCTGAAGACGATACCGTGGTCGAGCGCGAGGGTGTGAAACTGGTGGTCGACCCGATGAGCTTTCAGTACCTCGCCGGATCTGAGGTCGATTATCTGGAAGGCTTGGAAGGTTCGCGTTTTGTCATCAATAATCCCAATGCAGCCACTACCTGTGGTTGTGGTTCTTCGTTCTCCGTCTGA
- a CDS encoding OapA family protein → MPSHKTKPPLYPKSHIVAASGIAAALSIFLLVIPTSDVEARKTYVQLDLDTITNHLESPGSSRDLDALISETVTFSLADELNKQPVPLAAKQTFRGSDRQALPVDLPMAMVAKAQPASEWMSVPVESGDTLSVVFERVGLSASTLHSVINSSSDAKRFTRLKAGQVLDFKLGANGELDALKSKLNDLETLRLDREGDNYVVNNELITPDVRTQYAQGEITSSLFLAAQKAGMSHNLTMEMANIFGYDVDFARDIRQGDRFEVVYEELHVGDKRVGTNNILAARFSNRGKTFTAVRFTDKSGYSSYYRADGTSLRKAFIRTPVEFARISSKFNPNRRHPILNKIRAHNGVDYAASTGTPIKATGDGRIVHFGRKGGYGNTIVVQHGQKYKTLYAHMNRFAKNLRQGSNVSQGQIIGYVGMTGLATGPHLHYEFLVNGRHVNPLGVDLPVADPVPQNERTAFMAISNKMMASLDQNRDTQLALLEQ, encoded by the coding sequence ATGCCTTCTCACAAGACAAAACCGCCGCTGTACCCCAAAAGCCATATTGTAGCGGCTAGCGGTATAGCAGCAGCGCTGAGCATCTTTCTGCTCGTTATCCCGACCTCGGATGTAGAAGCTCGCAAAACGTATGTGCAGCTTGATCTTGATACCATTACCAATCACCTGGAGTCACCGGGCTCGTCTAGAGATTTGGACGCCCTGATCAGCGAAACAGTCACTTTTTCGCTGGCCGACGAATTGAACAAGCAACCAGTACCCCTGGCTGCCAAGCAGACTTTCCGTGGCAGCGACCGTCAAGCTCTGCCGGTCGACCTACCCATGGCCATGGTAGCTAAAGCGCAGCCTGCCTCGGAGTGGATGAGCGTTCCTGTTGAGAGCGGTGACACGCTTTCAGTGGTGTTCGAGCGCGTCGGTCTCTCTGCCAGCACGCTGCATTCAGTGATCAATAGCAGTTCGGACGCCAAGCGTTTCACTCGCCTCAAGGCAGGCCAAGTTCTGGATTTCAAACTTGGCGCAAATGGCGAGCTGGATGCACTCAAGTCCAAGCTGAACGATCTGGAGACGCTGCGTCTGGACCGTGAAGGCGATAATTATGTGGTCAATAACGAACTGATCACCCCTGATGTGCGAACGCAATACGCGCAAGGCGAGATTACCAGCTCGCTGTTTCTCGCCGCGCAAAAAGCCGGCATGTCACACAACCTGACAATGGAGATGGCGAACATCTTCGGCTATGACGTGGACTTTGCACGTGATATTCGCCAAGGCGATCGCTTCGAAGTGGTTTATGAAGAGCTCCACGTGGGTGATAAACGCGTGGGCACCAACAATATTCTCGCTGCTCGCTTTAGCAATCGCGGCAAGACGTTTACCGCAGTGCGCTTTACAGACAAGAGCGGCTACAGCAGCTATTACCGTGCTGATGGCACCAGCTTGCGTAAGGCATTTATCCGCACGCCGGTCGAATTTGCGCGTATCAGCTCCAAATTCAACCCCAACCGTCGTCACCCGATTCTGAACAAGATTCGTGCTCATAACGGTGTCGATTATGCTGCCTCTACCGGCACGCCGATCAAAGCCACCGGTGACGGCCGCATCGTCCATTTTGGACGTAAAGGCGGATACGGCAACACCATCGTCGTGCAACACGGGCAGAAATACAAAACGCTGTATGCGCACATGAACCGCTTCGCCAAGAATCTGCGCCAGGGCTCCAATGTGTCGCAAGGTCAGATAATTGGCTATGTCGGCATGACCGGGCTAGCAACGGGCCCGCACCTGCATTATGAATTCCTGGTCAATGGCCGTCACGTCAATCCGCTTGGGGTTGACCTGCCTGTGGCTGACCCGGTACCGCAGAATGAGCGCACCGCGTTTATGGCGATCAGCAACAAGATGATGGCCAGCCTGGACCAGAACAGAGACACTCAACTGGCTCTGCTGGAGCAATAA
- a CDS encoding polymer-forming cytoskeletal protein produces the protein MFGTDKHKKVDIGQFGGKTTIIAQDAEFKGDFRFTGALQVDGRVIGNVHADQGLVRISEHGCIEGVIRAPSVLINGQVTGDVHASEHLELDAKARISGDLHYRFMEMVMGAQISGNLHYMDAELPAQVALPVDTDLVSEE, from the coding sequence ATGTTTGGAACAGACAAGCACAAAAAAGTAGATATCGGTCAGTTTGGCGGTAAAACCACGATCATCGCTCAAGACGCTGAGTTCAAAGGGGATTTTCGCTTCACCGGCGCCCTGCAGGTAGACGGACGTGTCATTGGCAATGTGCACGCGGATCAGGGCTTGGTACGCATTAGTGAACATGGCTGTATCGAGGGTGTTATCAGAGCGCCGAGCGTACTGATCAATGGTCAGGTAACCGGGGACGTACATGCTTCTGAGCACCTTGAGCTTGATGCCAAGGCGCGCATCAGCGGCGATCTGCATTACCGTTTCATGGAAATGGTCATGGGTGCACAGATCAGCGGTAACCTGCATTACATGGATGCAGAGCTGCCGGCCCAGGTCGCGTTACCGGTAGATACCGATTTGGTATCCGAAGAATAG
- a CDS encoding histidine triad nucleotide-binding protein, with the protein MDCLFCKIVEGKIPAKKIYEDEQVIAFHDINPHAPVHFLVIPKTHIATLADITEDDRALVGHMIYTGQRLAKELGCEEGFRTVFNCNAQGGQTVYHIHLHVLGQRQMSWPPG; encoded by the coding sequence GTGGACTGTCTGTTCTGCAAGATCGTTGAGGGTAAAATCCCGGCAAAGAAAATCTATGAAGACGAGCAGGTTATCGCCTTCCACGACATCAATCCCCATGCTCCGGTGCACTTTCTGGTCATCCCAAAAACGCATATCGCGACCCTGGCAGATATCACCGAAGATGATCGCGCGCTGGTCGGCCATATGATCTATACCGGCCAGAGGCTCGCCAAGGAGCTAGGCTGCGAAGAAGGATTCCGCACCGTCTTCAATTGCAACGCTCAGGGCGGACAAACGGTTTACCATATTCATCTGCATGTGCTCGGGCAGCGCCAGATGAGCTGGCCGCCGGGTTGA
- the crp gene encoding cAMP-activated global transcriptional regulator CRP translates to MVSIALTPKIKNLDSYLAHCHLRSFNARSTIIHAGDHSDSLFYIVKGSVTILIEDEQGREMIIAYLNQGDFFGEMGLFDEVKPQQDRSAWVRAKTECEVAEVSYNKFRELSQTEPDLLYAVGRQMAERLRNTTRKVGDLAFLDVTGRVARTLLDLCKQPDAMTHPDGMQIKVTRQEIGRIVGCSREMVGRVLKSLEEQGLIDVKGKTMVVFGTR, encoded by the coding sequence ATGGTTTCAATTGCCCTGACACCCAAAATAAAAAATCTCGACTCCTATCTAGCCCATTGCCACCTTCGCAGCTTCAACGCCCGCAGTACCATCATCCACGCCGGCGACCACTCCGACAGTCTGTTTTATATCGTCAAAGGCTCTGTAACCATCCTTATCGAGGATGAGCAAGGCCGGGAAATGATCATCGCCTATCTGAATCAGGGCGACTTCTTTGGCGAGATGGGCCTGTTCGACGAGGTCAAGCCGCAGCAGGACCGCAGCGCCTGGGTGCGCGCCAAGACCGAATGTGAGGTGGCAGAAGTCAGCTACAACAAGTTTCGCGAGCTGAGCCAGACCGAGCCCGATCTGCTGTACGCCGTGGGCCGGCAGATGGCCGAGCGCCTGCGCAACACCACGCGCAAAGTCGGCGATCTGGCCTTTCTTGACGTCACCGGCCGTGTGGCCCGCACGCTGCTGGATCTGTGCAAGCAGCCCGATGCCATGACCCATCCCGACGGCATGCAGATCAAGGTCACCCGTCAGGAAATTGGACGGATTGTCGGCTGCTCGCGGGAAATGGTCGGGCGGGTACTCAAGAGTCTGGAAGAGCAAGGCCTGATCGACGTCAAGGGCAAGACCATGGTCGTCTTCGGCACCCGCTAA
- a CDS encoding OsmC family protein, producing the protein MKAQIKWVDGAMFVGESGSGHTLVMDGPPEAGGRNMGVRPMETVLIGLGGCASYDVVSILKKARQDIRDVHTQLEAERAETEPKVFTRIHLHFVVSGKNLKETQVKRAVELSAEKYCSASIMLARAGVEMTHGYEIVEIE; encoded by the coding sequence ATGAAAGCACAGATCAAGTGGGTAGACGGCGCCATGTTTGTTGGCGAATCGGGTAGTGGTCATACGCTGGTCATGGATGGCCCGCCGGAAGCGGGCGGGCGCAATATGGGCGTGCGGCCGATGGAAACGGTGCTGATTGGCCTGGGCGGTTGTGCCAGCTATGACGTAGTCAGCATCCTGAAAAAGGCCCGCCAGGATATTCGCGACGTGCACACCCAGCTGGAAGCCGAGCGCGCGGAAACAGAACCCAAGGTTTTTACCCGGATCCACCTGCACTTTGTTGTCAGTGGCAAGAATCTGAAGGAAACGCAGGTCAAGCGGGCAGTCGAATTGTCAGCCGAAAAATACTGCTCGGCCTCCATCATGCTGGCGCGCGCCGGGGTGGAAATGACCCACGGTTATGAGATCGTCGAGATCGAATAA
- a CDS encoding AAA family ATPase, protein MKNDIHDLNLLLDSKIKLIVIESWEERRVLETMAALAIKRAQTWYTWNLLDGLRRLGFGADVEPSEDTTDPETALKQIRRANEQALYVFCDLHPYLESPRLIRLLKSLAMEPGASPTVVLVSHAIALPAELSRLAARLNLSMPSDEQLAAIVREEAANWTQENQGQRVRTDNRTLEQVVRNLRGTTHAEARRLARNLIADDGAITQEDLPALNKAKFGLLDMQGVLSFEQDTAHFADVGGLQHFKGWLANRQAAFLQAGDVKDAPKGVLLVGVQGAGKSLAAKAVAGVWGLPLLRLDFAALYNKYIGETEKNLREALHMADCMEPCVLWIDEIEKGLAPDGSDQGVSRRLLGSLLTWMAERKSRVFLVATSNDVSQLPPELIRKGRLDEMFFVDLPSSAVREDIFRIHLVRRELQVPLFNLSQLAQASDGFSGAEIEQAVVSAVYAAAARQQEVSDAHVLEALAQTSPLSVIMAERLQALRDWAKTRAVMAD, encoded by the coding sequence GTGAAAAATGATATCCACGATCTGAATCTGCTGCTCGACAGCAAGATCAAGCTGATTGTGATCGAATCCTGGGAGGAGCGTCGGGTGCTGGAAACCATGGCCGCGCTGGCGATCAAGCGAGCGCAGACCTGGTATACCTGGAATCTACTCGACGGCTTGCGCCGACTCGGGTTTGGCGCCGATGTAGAACCGAGCGAGGACACCACTGACCCGGAGACGGCGCTAAAGCAGATTCGCCGCGCTAATGAGCAGGCACTGTATGTGTTCTGTGACTTGCACCCTTATCTTGAATCGCCCCGGCTGATCCGCCTGCTGAAGAGCTTGGCCATGGAGCCCGGGGCGTCCCCCACAGTGGTGCTGGTAAGCCACGCGATAGCCTTGCCTGCCGAACTCAGCCGGCTGGCGGCGCGGCTCAATCTGAGCATGCCGTCCGACGAGCAACTGGCGGCCATCGTGCGTGAAGAGGCCGCCAACTGGACGCAAGAGAACCAAGGGCAGAGGGTGCGCACCGATAACCGCACCCTGGAGCAGGTGGTGCGTAATCTGCGCGGGACCACGCATGCTGAAGCACGTCGTCTGGCGCGCAATCTGATTGCTGATGACGGTGCCATTACGCAGGAAGATCTGCCTGCGTTGAATAAAGCCAAGTTCGGTTTGCTGGATATGCAGGGCGTGCTGAGCTTTGAGCAGGACACCGCGCATTTTGCTGACGTTGGCGGCCTGCAACACTTTAAAGGCTGGCTGGCGAATCGGCAGGCGGCCTTTCTCCAGGCCGGCGATGTCAAGGACGCGCCAAAGGGCGTCCTGTTGGTGGGTGTGCAAGGGGCGGGCAAGAGCCTGGCTGCCAAAGCGGTGGCAGGGGTATGGGGGCTCCCGCTACTGCGGCTGGACTTCGCGGCGCTGTACAACAAGTACATTGGTGAGACGGAAAAGAATCTGCGCGAAGCGCTGCACATGGCTGATTGCATGGAGCCCTGTGTGCTCTGGATAGATGAAATTGAAAAAGGGCTGGCGCCGGACGGGTCTGATCAAGGTGTTTCGCGACGTCTGCTCGGTTCGTTACTGACCTGGATGGCAGAGCGCAAAAGTCGGGTGTTTCTGGTTGCCACCTCGAACGACGTCAGCCAGCTGCCCCCCGAGCTGATCCGCAAGGGCCGACTCGATGAGATGTTCTTTGTCGATCTGCCGAGCTCGGCCGTGCGCGAAGACATCTTCCGTATCCATCTGGTCCGTCGCGAATTACAGGTGCCGCTGTTCAACCTGTCGCAATTGGCGCAGGCCAGCGACGGTTTCTCCGGCGCAGAAATTGAACAAGCCGTTGTCTCGGCCGTGTATGCGGCTGCTGCGCGTCAGCAGGAGGTCAGCGATGCCCATGTGTTGGAGGCGCTGGCGCAGACATCGCCGCTGTCAGTGATCATGGCCGAGCGTCTACAGGCGCTACGGGATTGGGCGAAAACCCGCGCGGTGATGGCGGATTAA
- a CDS encoding adenosylmethionine--8-amino-7-oxononanoate transaminase has translation MGLNNQWMQRDLSVLWHPCTQMKDHEHMPVIPIQRGEGVWLHDFEGNRYLDAVSSWWVNIFGHANPYINQRVKDQIDNLEHVILAGFSHQPVIELSERLVDITPAPLTRCFYADNGSSCIEVALKMSFHYWLNTGKPEKKRFITLSNSYHGETLATLSVGDVALYKETYEPLLMSVITVPSPDCYEREAGATWEEHSRLMFEHMERALEQNHQEVAAVIVEPLIQCAGGMRMYHPVYLKLLREACDRYNVHLIHDEIAVGFGRTGSLFACEQADISPDFLCLSKALTGGYLPMAVCMTTDKMYEAFYDDYVTMRAFLHSHSYTGNPLACAAALATLDLFEQTDVIAANRVLAAHMKKATAHFADHPHVAEVRQTGMVLAIEMVQDKANRTPYPWQERRGIRVYEHALKNEALLRPLGSVVYFMPPYVITPDQIDHLASVAWEGIQLATRD, from the coding sequence ATGGGCTTGAACAATCAATGGATGCAGCGTGACCTGTCAGTGCTCTGGCACCCCTGCACTCAGATGAAAGATCACGAGCATATGCCGGTCATCCCGATCCAGCGCGGCGAAGGTGTCTGGCTGCATGACTTTGAAGGCAATCGCTACCTGGACGCCGTCAGTTCCTGGTGGGTCAATATCTTTGGCCATGCCAATCCCTACATCAATCAGCGCGTCAAGGATCAGATCGACAATCTGGAGCATGTGATTCTGGCCGGATTCAGTCATCAACCGGTGATTGAGCTATCCGAGCGTCTGGTCGATATTACCCCTGCCCCACTGACCCGCTGCTTCTACGCCGACAACGGCTCGTCGTGTATCGAAGTGGCACTGAAAATGAGCTTTCACTACTGGCTCAATACCGGTAAGCCGGAGAAGAAGCGCTTTATCACCCTGTCCAACAGCTACCACGGCGAAACCCTGGCTACGCTCTCCGTCGGCGATGTCGCGCTGTACAAGGAAACCTACGAGCCGCTGCTGATGAGCGTGATTACCGTGCCGTCGCCGGACTGTTATGAGCGTGAAGCCGGTGCTACCTGGGAAGAGCACAGCCGTCTGATGTTCGAGCATATGGAGCGTGCGCTGGAGCAAAATCACCAAGAAGTGGCGGCGGTGATCGTCGAACCGTTGATCCAGTGCGCCGGCGGCATGCGCATGTACCACCCGGTGTATCTCAAACTGCTTCGCGAAGCCTGTGATCGCTATAACGTGCACCTGATCCATGACGAGATTGCCGTTGGCTTCGGCCGTACCGGCAGCCTGTTCGCCTGTGAGCAGGCCGACATCAGCCCTGACTTCCTATGCCTGTCCAAGGCGCTCACTGGCGGGTATCTGCCCATGGCGGTGTGCATGACCACCGACAAGATGTACGAGGCTTTTTACGACGACTACGTGACCATGCGCGCGTTCCTGCACTCGCACAGTTACACCGGCAACCCGCTGGCCTGCGCCGCGGCACTGGCGACCCTGGATCTTTTCGAGCAGACCGATGTGATCGCTGCAAACCGCGTTCTGGCAGCGCACATGAAGAAGGCTACGGCGCATTTTGCTGACCATCCCCATGTCGCCGAAGTGCGCCAGACCGGTATGGTCCTGGCCATAGAGATGGTTCAGGACAAAGCCAATCGCACTCCTTACCCGTGGCAGGAGCGTCGCGGCATTCGCGTATACGAACATGCGCTGAAGAACGAAGCCCTGCTGCGTCCGCTCGGTAGCGTGGTGTACTTCATGCCGCCTTATGTCATTACCCCGGATCAAATTGATCACCTGGCCAGCGTCGCCTGGGAAGGCATTCAACTGGCCACGCGGGACTGA
- the hemJ gene encoding protoporphyrinogen oxidase HemJ, protein MYLWIKAFHIIAMVTWFAALFYLPRLFVYHAQSDDSISRERFKIMERKLYRGIMTPSMVITLALGFWMLWLQPAWLSHGWLHAKLMLVAALVAYHFVCGTLLKRFANDANTRSHVFYRWFNEAPVFVLLGAVILVVVKPF, encoded by the coding sequence GTGTACCTGTGGATCAAAGCCTTCCATATCATTGCCATGGTGACCTGGTTTGCCGCCCTGTTCTACCTACCGCGACTGTTCGTCTATCACGCCCAGAGTGACGACAGTATCAGCCGCGAACGTTTCAAGATCATGGAGCGCAAGCTATACCGCGGCATTATGACGCCCTCAATGGTAATCACCCTGGCATTGGGCTTCTGGATGCTCTGGCTGCAACCTGCATGGCTCTCGCATGGCTGGCTGCATGCCAAGCTGATGTTGGTAGCGGCACTGGTGGCCTATCATTTTGTCTGCGGCACTCTGCTAAAACGCTTTGCCAATGACGCCAACACGCGCTCGCACGTGTTCTACCGCTGGTTCAATGAGGCGCCGGTGTTCGTGCTGCTGGGAGCGGTCATCCTGGTGGTAGTCAAACCTTTCTAA
- the coq7 gene encoding 2-polyprenyl-3-methyl-6-methoxy-1,4-benzoquinone monooxygenase: MNSPRQYSFLDRLLTQADQSLRTLVPGAAQASRPSPAQHLANVPMDAVERQHIAGLMRINHTGEVCAQALYQGQALTAKLPDVRAKMEHAAAEEIDHLAWCEQRLEELNSQPSVLNPLFYGLSFGMGAVAGMISDRVSLGFVAATEQLVERHLDDHLTQLPEEDIKSRAILEQMRIDEIEHGSQALEAGGMIFPEPVKAAMTLLSGFMTKATYKI, translated from the coding sequence ATGAACTCACCGCGTCAATACAGCTTTCTCGACCGCCTGCTGACCCAGGCTGATCAGTCTCTGCGCACGCTGGTGCCTGGTGCAGCGCAGGCCAGCCGCCCCTCCCCCGCGCAGCATCTGGCCAATGTGCCCATGGATGCGGTGGAGCGCCAGCATATCGCCGGTCTGATGCGTATCAACCACACTGGCGAAGTCTGCGCGCAGGCGCTTTACCAGGGCCAGGCTCTGACCGCCAAGTTGCCCGATGTGCGCGCCAAGATGGAACATGCTGCAGCTGAGGAAATTGACCACCTGGCCTGGTGCGAACAGCGCCTGGAGGAACTCAACAGTCAGCCCAGCGTGCTCAATCCGCTGTTTTACGGTTTGTCATTCGGGATGGGGGCGGTGGCCGGCATGATCAGTGATCGCGTGAGCCTGGGGTTTGTCGCGGCTACCGAACAACTGGTGGAGCGGCACCTGGATGACCACCTGACCCAGTTGCCGGAAGAGGACATAAAATCCCGCGCGATTCTGGAACAGATGCGCATAGACGAAATAGAACACGGCAGCCAGGCATTGGAAGCCGGCGGAATGATATTTCCCGAACCGGTAAAGGCGGCCATGACGCTACTCTCGGGTTTTATGACCAAAGCTACCTACAAGATCTGA
- a CDS encoding DUF6776 family protein, with protein MFKLKRRRVLRDHRVVFIPRTSRLVQVLKVGLIVTLLLASPLSAWFGWEFALRSQQAVLEERDQLLVRQLELASELDSARQSQQQMEVDLLVAREGLQEARDVVQELEQQLFRVQQDLAQYQGALAPNAMLPGLRIQAFELHATEAPNTFRYKVMVSRVGEESDTVQARLDVTIHGRQGGEAVTLTLDDVTGDLAEDVMSLNFRYFQVVPSNGSGAELVLPDDFQPERVILKAVRDGKTLVEQAFDWTVTGARP; from the coding sequence ATGTTCAAACTGAAGCGCCGCCGGGTCTTGCGCGATCATCGCGTGGTCTTCATCCCGCGCACATCCAGGCTGGTTCAGGTGCTGAAGGTAGGGTTGATTGTCACGTTGTTGCTGGCTTCGCCGTTGAGTGCCTGGTTCGGCTGGGAGTTTGCGTTGCGCTCGCAACAGGCGGTTCTAGAGGAGAGAGATCAGTTGCTGGTGCGGCAATTGGAGCTGGCCTCCGAGCTGGATAGCGCGCGGCAAAGCCAGCAACAGATGGAGGTTGACTTGCTGGTGGCGCGCGAAGGTCTGCAGGAAGCGCGTGACGTGGTCCAAGAGTTGGAACAGCAATTGTTCCGAGTACAGCAGGATTTGGCCCAGTATCAGGGTGCTCTGGCGCCCAATGCGATGCTTCCCGGTTTGCGTATCCAGGCTTTTGAGCTGCATGCCACAGAAGCTCCGAACACTTTCCGCTATAAAGTCATGGTCAGCCGCGTCGGCGAAGAAAGCGATACGGTCCAGGCGCGGCTGGATGTGACCATTCATGGCCGCCAGGGCGGCGAGGCGGTAACCTTGACCCTGGATGATGTGACAGGGGATCTGGCTGAAGATGTGATGAGCCTGAATTTCCGCTACTTCCAGGTAGTGCCCAGCAACGGCAGTGGTGCTGAATTGGTACTGCCAGATGATTTTCAGCCAGAACGCGTGATTCTCAAGGCCGTTCGCGATGGCAAAACTCTGGTAGAACAAGCATTCGATTGGACGGTAACAGGAGCAAGGCCCTGA
- the argC gene encoding N-acetyl-gamma-glutamyl-phosphate reductase, whose protein sequence is MIKIGIVGGTGYTGVELLRLLAQHPQAHVEVITSRSEEGQRVVDMYPNLRGHYDNLKFSVPDVTALGACDVVFFATPHGVAHAMAGELLSTSTRIIDLSADFRLKDSEEWSRWYGQPHGAPELLETAVYGLPEVNREAIRTARLIAVPGCYPTAAQLGLIPLLEAGLADPSRIIADCKSGVSGAGRGTNLGSLFCESTESMKAYAVAGHRHLPEISEGLRQAVGGPVGLTFVPHLTPMIRGIHATLYSTVVDHSVDLQTLFEQRYADEPFVDVMPAGSHPETRSVRGANVCRIAVHRPQGGDLVVVLSVIDNLVKGASGQAVQNMNIALGLDETLGLSHPALMP, encoded by the coding sequence ATGATCAAAATCGGCATTGTAGGCGGGACCGGATACACAGGCGTCGAGTTGCTCAGGCTGCTGGCGCAACATCCCCAGGCCCATGTCGAGGTCATAACCTCCCGATCGGAAGAAGGCCAGCGGGTTGTGGACATGTACCCTAACCTGCGCGGGCACTATGACAACCTCAAGTTCAGCGTGCCGGACGTTACTGCTCTGGGCGCCTGTGATGTGGTGTTCTTCGCTACTCCGCATGGCGTGGCCCATGCCATGGCTGGCGAGCTGCTGTCGACCAGCACTCGCATCATTGACCTGTCAGCCGACTTCCGGCTGAAGGATTCCGAGGAGTGGTCTCGCTGGTATGGGCAGCCGCACGGCGCGCCCGAATTACTGGAAACGGCTGTGTATGGCTTGCCGGAAGTCAATCGGGAGGCCATCCGTACCGCGCGCTTGATCGCCGTGCCAGGCTGCTACCCCACCGCCGCCCAGTTAGGGCTCATTCCGCTATTGGAGGCCGGGCTGGCGGATCCGTCACGCATCATTGCCGACTGCAAGTCCGGTGTTAGCGGCGCGGGCCGCGGCACCAATCTGGGTTCGTTGTTCTGCGAGTCCACCGAGAGCATGAAAGCTTATGCCGTGGCCGGCCATCGCCACCTGCCCGAGATCAGTGAGGGGTTGCGTCAGGCCGTCGGTGGTCCGGTAGGGCTGACCTTCGTACCGCACTTGACGCCGATGATCCGCGGGATCCATGCCACGCTGTACTCGACTGTGGTCGACCACTCGGTGGATTTGCAGACCTTGTTCGAGCAGCGGTATGCCGATGAGCCCTTTGTCGATGTCATGCCAGCCGGCAGTCATCCAGAAACGCGCAGTGTGCGGGGTGCCAACGTTTGCAGGATCGCAGTCCACCGGCCACAGGGCGGCGACCTGGTGGTGGTCCTGTCAGTGATCGACAATCTGGTTAAAGGCGCTTCAGGGCAGGCTGTGCAAAACATGAATATCGCGCTCGGGCTTGACGAGACTCTTGGGTTGTCCCATCCGGCGCTTATGCCCTGA